The sequence below is a genomic window from Candidatus Latescibacter sp..
AACCCGTATCGTCGGAGAATTACTCCTTGATAGCATCTATCTCGTTGAAATACTTACCATTCCTTTCGATAGATTCAAGACAATTACTCAAAAACAGCAACAGTTGTCTTTACCTCTCAAATTTTAACCGGACAGTTATGACATGACGACATAAATAATTGCGCATGTTTTGAGTGTTTAGATCCTGAAACGAGTTCAGGATGACACATGTCATGCCGAACTTGTTGCCGCTTCGCGGGAACGGTAAAACCGTTTCGGCATCTATTTTGGAGCAACTACTTCCCTTGCCCCCCGGGGGAAAGGGACAGAGGGTTAGGGGGCGGCCGATTTCGCACAGTTACTTTTGCTTTGACTCTTTTCGGCGGGATACTATATTTATTGTTTATATCCCCATACCGGAGAGGAGCGTAGTTTTTTTATGGGAAAAGATTCAGACAGGGTAAAAAGTCGGTTGAGGGAGATACTTGGTATTCTCCTCATCTGCTTTTCCATTTTCCTCCTTGTGGCTCTCCTGACCCACAACCCGGAAGACTGGCCCAATTCCTCACGGCGCGGGTATCCTTCTTCTAACATGGCGGGGCCGCTCGGCGCCTGGCTGTCTTTTGCCCTCCTTGCTTCCCTGGGATATTCCGGCTATGCGCTCCTGGCCTTGCTTATCATCATCGCCATCGTCCTTTTTCTCCATACAACAGCCCGCGTTATAGTGAAACCGGCGGCAATCCTCGTCACCTTCATTTTGTTTGCGCCGCCGCTGGTTACCCAGGTTTCGGATGCGCTCACCGGCAATAATACCCTGGCGACCCCGGATTTCACATACGGCGGTTTCATCGGCTGGTATATTACCGACCTGATGATAACCTACCTTGGCCGGGTCGGCGCATATCTGGCGCCGATTGCGGTGATCCTGATCGTTGTGGTGCTTACAACGAGTTTGAAGCCTTCCACAGCGGTCGAGGCGGTTCTCACCCTTTTCGGCGGCCGTAGGGGCGATGCGAAGCGCGAGAAACGAATAGCAGGGGGCGATGTACCGGAGCCTGAAGAGGGACTGGATGGCGACCTGGAGGAAGAAGGCGTTATGGATAATAATGAGGATCCCTTCCTCACCCCGGTGGAGGAGGAGCCGGAACGTCCACCCCCCCGCATACAGCCGACCATCATCAGTGCCCGGAACCCTGATCTTCATCCCGAAATCGCTCGCGGACCGATGAAGAGTCCGCTGCATCGCGCATCTATCAGACCGGAACCTGCCCCGGTGGAGTATGTGTTCCCCGGCCCGGGCATCCTGGACGAATCCCAGAACGATATTCCCTCCGAAAGCCGTGAGGAGATGCTGGAAAGAGCTCAGCGAATCGTTGAGAGCCTCAGGTATTTCAACATTGAATCCGAGGTGCGCCAGATCACTCCCGGACCGATTATTACCCGCTACGAGCTCACGCTGGCGCCCGGTGTCAAGGTCGGAAGAGTAGTAAATCTTTCCGATGACCTGGCGATGGCGCTAAAATCCAAGGGGGGGATACGGATTCTCGCTCCCATACCCGGCAAGGCGGCAATCGGCATCGAGGTGCCCAATAAAACACGGTCCATGGTGTACCTCCGTGAGGTAGTAGAATCGGAGGCGTTCGTCGAAAGCGACCAGCCCCTCCTCATGGGAATCGGAAAGAATACTTCGGGAGACCAGATAGTTGCCGACCTGGAGAAAATGCCCCACCTCCTCATTGCCGGTTCTACCGGATCGGGGAAGAGCGTCTGCATCCATTCACTCATCGCCAGTATTCTCATGAAGGCTCATCCCCATCGTGTGAAGATGATCATGGTCGATCCCAAAGTGGTGGAGCTGAGCGTTTATAATGCCATACCCCATCTTCTTACCCCGGTGATCACCGACCCGAAACGGGCTGCTAATGCGCTCAAATGGGCGGTGCGGGAGATGGAATCGCGCTACCGTCAGCTCGCTTCTCTCGGAGTGCGGGATATCGGGCAGTATAACCGGAAGGTGCATTCCCTGGCCGAAAGCGCCCAGGAGGGCAAAAAGGGAGAAATTCCGAAACTTTTACCCTTTATTATCATCATAATAGACGAGTTCGCCGATCTCATGGTGGTGGCTTCGAATGAAATCGAGGAATACATTGCCCGTCTGGCGCAGATGTCCCGTGCGGTAGGAATCCATCTGGTTCTGGCCACCCAGCGTCCCTCGGCGGATGTGATAACCGGGCTGATAAAAGCCAATTTCCCCTCACGGATTGCGTTCAAGGTGATGCAGGCGGCCAATTCACGTATCATCCTCGACCAGAACGGCGCCGACAAGCTCCTGGGAATGGGGGACATGCTCTTTCTCCAGGCGGGGAAACCTGAACCGGTTCGGCTCCACGGAGCATATATCTCCAGCGAGGAGAGCCAGCGCCTGGTGGATTTCGTGGCCCGCCAGAATATAGAAAAAACCGAAATCATCGCCGAGGATATGTTCGAGGAAGAATCGGAGGATGAAGAGAACAGCCTGGGCATGAGGGACCCGAATGCCCGTGACAGTTTATTTTTCGATGCGGCGCGTCTCGTGGTGCGTCATAACCAGGGTTCGGTGAGCCTTCTCCAGCGAAGGCTGAAAATCGGATATGCCCGTGCAGCGCGTCTTATCGATCAACTGGAAATGGCGGCAATCGTATCTCCCTACGACGGTTCCAAAGCCCGGGAGGTGCTTGTTGATGAAGAGTATATCGATCAACTGGAGAATGAAGGTTTATGAAAATAGAGTATTTCTTAACGTATGCGTATCGAGATAACTCAGGTAAAATGATAGAGAGCGCTCTGGAGGACACTCTGCTTGTTAGATCCCCCCTTTGTCCCTCCTTGTTAAGGGGGGAAAGAACCTCCTCTCCAAACTCCCCCCTTAACAAGGGGGGATGCCGAAGGCAGGGGGGATTTCTTTGCGAATACCGATCTTATCTCGATAGGCATGTATTAAAATTTCTATGGATCGCACTTGTAGTATCGAGTATAGCATGTATTCCGGCGGTGCAGGCCCAGACGTCCTCGCCGGACGCCGACCAGATAATGAAGAAGGTGAAGAAAACCCTGGACGGCATGTCCACGCTTTCCTGTTCTTTTGAATGGAATCATATTTGGAAAACAGTGGAGCGAAACCAGCACATCGAGGGGACCCTCCAACTTAAAAAAACCTACAAGTTGCGGGTGGAATATTCCGCCAAAACCATCGTGGTTGACGGCAAAACAGTGTGGTCATATTCTCCCAAAAACAAGCAGGTGGAAATAACAAAGTTTGAATCAGAGGAAAAAGAATTTCCCACGCCGCAGGGTATTTTTAAGCGGTATGCCGATAGGAAGGCAGCCCTTTCGGGAAATGAACAAGTGAACGGCCGCGAAACGTATATCATCACTCTTGCCGCCCAAGCGGCGGATGGGAAGAATGTTACTGTATGGGTGGACCGGACGTTGAATTTCCCGGTGAAAACGGAAGAAGTTTCCCCGAACGGCGATATTTCCACCTATATACTCTCGGATGTGCGGATCAACGGCAATATCAGCGATTCCGTATTTGCATTCACTCCGCCGGAAGGAACCGATGTAGTTGATATGAGGTAGAAAATGAAGTTGCAAAGTGACAGAGAGACAGAGTAACAAAGTGAAATGCAAAAAAATATGTTACTTTGACGTTTTGCAACTTTGTAGCTGTCTATTGATAAATGCAGAAGCCCTACTATTGCTATGCAAAAGCAGGGAACTCATTCGGCATGAACTGTACGTCTGAAAAAGGGAGGTTTTATATGATACGAAATTTCACACTTGAATATTGGCGTGACAACGGATGGTATGTCGGCAAATTGAAAGAAGTGCCGGGAGTATTCAGCCAGGGCATCACGCTTGATGAATTGGAAGAAAACATTAAAGATGTATATTCATTAATGATGGAAGATGAAGCTGAAATTCCCAACGCCGAGATTCATTTAAAGGAAATCGCGCGTTCTGAGTGTTTAGATCCTGAAACGAGTTCAGGATGACACGTGTCATGCCGAACTTGTTTCGGCATCTATCCAGGGTTCCTTTGCACCGTTACTGAGGAGTTATGCGAATTACCGTCCTTTTTTCGCTCATAGCCTGTTTAATCCCGGCAAACTGTCTTTATGCCGATGCCAGCCCTTACTGGGTGTTTTTCAAGGACCGTGGCGCGGTTAATGTCGCCCGAGAGGTCTCCGCGAAGATTGTCGCGGCGGATGAGCCGAAAAACACCGGCCGCCGGGCAAAGATACTGGGTAGCCGGATTTTCGATGAGCGCGACCTGCCGGTGAATCCCGGCTACATCGCCACTGTTGCAAAAATTTCTGGAAGCATCCGTACGGTCACCCGCTATTTCAACGGTGTGTCGGTCGACCTGGACGCTGGCGCCCTCACCCGTGTAGAGAGCCTTCCTTTCGTGCAATCGGTGAGGCCGGTGGAATCCTTCCGCGCGCCCGAAAAACCGGCGCCGGCTCTGCCTTCGATCAAGAAAACTCCCTCCGGGAGAGAAAAACCGGCGGAATTATCGTACGGAAATTCCTTTGAACAAATCAATCTGATCAATGTCATTCCCCTCCATAATAAGGGATACCTTGGCGACGGTATCCGTATCGGTATCCTGGACAGCGGGTTCGACAATCTCGGTCACGCCGCCTTCGACAGCATCCGTATCTCCCATCGCTGGGATTTCGTAGGAAAAGACGGGGATGTCGGCGGCGACGATCACGGCGCCCAGGTTCTTTCGGTCATGGCCGCTCTGGACCGTGGGAACATGATCGGAGCGGCGCCTCATGCCACTTTCCTGCTCGCCCGTACCGAGATCATCAACGAGGTGGATACCAGGATCGAGGAAGACTACTGGGTGGCAGGTCTCGAATGGGCGGACAGCCTCGGAGTGGACGTTGTGCAGTCCTCGCTGGGTTATACGGATTTCAGCGACGGAAAGAGCTATTCGTATTCGGACATGAATGGGCAGACGGCCGTTACCACCATTGCGGCGGATATTGCGGTGGAAAAGGGCATAGTGGTGGTGAATGCAGCGGGTAATGAGGGAAACCAGCCCTGGTATTACGTCACCGCTCCGGCGGACGGGAAGAAGGTAATAGCGGTCGGTTCGGTAAACCGCGACGGCCGGGTTTCCGCGTTCAGCTCGCGAGGACCGACTTTCGATGGCCGGGTGAAACCGGATTTCATGGCTATGGGGGAACAAGTGGAAGTGATAAACGGCATCGGCGACTCTTACCTCTCCCTGCGGGGGACCTCGTTCGCCTCTCCGGCAGTGAGCGGCGCGGCGGCGCTCCTCCTCCAGATACACCAGGACTGGACGCCGGCTGTCCTTTACGATTCCCTCCGGGTATATGCCAGACGGGCAGCGCCGGATACCCTTTACGGCCACGGGATTCTCGATGCCTTTGCCGCTTCCGGTCTCAAGTCAGCCGGGCCTGCGGCGGCTCAGTTTAAAATGTATGATCCCTATCCGCAGCCGGCGGTGTTCAGCAAAGATAACCGCCGGTTGTTGTATTTTCCGGTGGACATACCGGTTTCGGGGAAAACCCTCTCCATCAGAATATTCAATTTTATTGGCGAAAATATCAAGACAATCGAGAAACCCATGCCTGCCGGAGGGAGTTTTCGAGGATTGACGGACGCTCCGAGCTGGGACGGCACGAATTTTACCGGAGATGCAGTAGCGCCGGGAATCTATTTTTATTCGATCCGGCTGGCTGGGTATAGCGGTTACCATGGAAAAATAGCGGTGATGCGATGACAGATAAAACGAATGGTTCTGATGGTTTTGAAAGGCTCTGGGCGCCCTGGCGGATGAAATACATTGATGGGATGGACGTTTCGGGAAACGCGGAATGCATTTTTTGTGAAAAACCCCGTGAAGATGAAGATGAAAAGAACTTCATCGTATATCGCGGGACATCCTGTTATATGATCTTGAATGTATTTCCTTACAACAACGGCCACCTGCTGGTGGTCCCCTTTTGTCATACCTCGGGTCTGGAAAGCCTGGATTCGGAAACACGCCTGGAGCTGATGGACCTTTCGGCGCTTGCGGTTAAGGCTGTCAAAAGTTTCATGCGGCCGGATGGGTTCAACCTGGGAATGAATATCGGACGCTCCGCCGGTGCGGGCATTGCCGATCACCTGCACCTTCATGTTGTACCGCGGTGGAACGGCGACACGAATTTCATGCCGGTAATCGGCTTTACCAAAGTTATAAGCGAGGGGCTGGTGGATAATTACCGCAGGCTCCGTGAGGCTATGGAAAAAATTATGATGAAATAAAGTTTCATAATATTTTATTGCGTTTCTTTCCGAAATAGATGTCGAAACGGTTTCATCGTTCCCGCCTGCGGCAACGGTTTCATCGTTCCCGCCTGCGGCAACAAGTTTGGCATGCTGTTTGTAAAAAAGTTTGACTTGTACAGCAAAACTACCTATTTTTACCATTCAACATTGATTTTTTTAGTGGAGTAATTGTGTCAGACGAGAAAAAAAATAAGTGGATTTCGATCATGATCGTCCCGGAAGAAGGGGCGAGAGTAAAAAAATGGCGGGTTACCACGAGCCGGTTTTTCAAACTGAAAATACTTTTCTGTATAGCCTGTTTTTTTGTGGTAATCGGATTTTTCTCTACCGCTTCGCTGGGATTCATGTACGCCAAAATGCGGTATTATCAGCATTTTAATGACAGGCTTTTGGAGGCTACCGCCAAGCTCAACGCTATCTCTCTGCGTCTGGAGCGGTATAAAGAAAATGAAACCAAGCTTAGAACTATTCTGGGGAGCGATATTGAGCTGCCGAAACCCCCGGCAGTTGAACCGGGAACGGGAACCGCTGCTGGCGCGCTGTCTCCGGGCAAAAGGGGTGGAAACGAATTGGAACAGGCGATTGCCGCAAAAGAATCCAGTCTTCGTCGAAAGCCGAGTATCTGGCCGGTAAACAATCCCTGGCAAGTGACCAAAACATTTAAATATGCCGGCAGGAAGGATAGCCATCTCGGCACAGACATCGTCGCCCGGATGAAATCGAGCGTGGTTGCCACTGCCGATGGAAAGGTAATATTCGCCGGAATGGATGATCTTTTGGGGCTTACCGTAACTATCGATCACGAGAATGGCCTGGAAACCCATTACGGACATAATGAATCGCTCCTGGTGAAATACGGAGATACAGTGCGCAAGGGGCAATCGATAGCCGTGTATGGTGGAATGGACGGGAAATCGAGCACCGGAGTGCATCTTCACTATGCAGTCTACCTTAAAGGGCAGCCGGTTGATCCATTCGGGTATCTTCCGGAAAATCCGGCGATAAAATATGCAAAAAACGATATAAAATAATTGCGGCAGAACGAATTTGAGTTATATTGACTGGCAAAGTTTTCTTTACCTTTCACAAAGCATTTTTTAATATTTGGGGGAATACATGGCAAAAAATGAACCGGAAGGAGCCATGAATACCATCATCGGTAAAGGCACTAAAATCGAGGGTAACATGGAAGTAGCGCAGAGCCTTCGTATCGATGGTGTCTTCAAGGGGTCTATCACTACCACCGATACGTTGATCGTCGGCTCCACCGGGGAACTCATCGATGTAACGATCAAAGTAAAGAACGCCGTTATTGGCGGCATCATCAAAGGCCATCTCGTTGCCTCGAACAAGGTGACCCTGGAGAGCACATCCCGTCTGGAGGGCGATCTGACGGCCAAACTTCTGGTTATCGAAGAGGGCGCCTTGTTTTCCGGCAACTGTGCAAGCGGCGGGGACCGTGGGGAAATCCCTTCTGCCGGACCGAAGATGCCGGCTAAGATCGGTTGATCCATCATGTCGGAATATGTAATTGACTCGTTCAGAAGTTTTGTGAGAAACACCCGGAAAAAAGCCCTGCTTCTTGGAGCTTTTTTAGGTATTATTCTGCTTATTTTCGGAACAAAGTCGATCGGTTTCGGTTATCTGTGCGGGTCGCTGGTGAGTCTGTTGAATTTTCAGCTCATGGCAGCCGATGCATTCGGAATGGCCGATAAACCTTCCAAAGCGGCGAAAAAGTTTATCCTGTTCCGGTATTTTCTCAGATACGCCATACTTTTTTCTGCCCTGGCTCTGATTGTAACCCGGACGGACTTCAACATATTCGCCGCTTTTTTCGGTGTTTTTACCGTGCAGGCCGTCATTATCGGTGAAAAGCTTCTCGCGGCATCAGGCATCACTGGCAGAGAATCGAAGGGGTAATCCTGATGAGCGGTAAGCAGATACTGTATCTGATTCTGGCTGTCTTTATTCTGGAAGTGGCGGTGCTTATTATCCTGGGAGCTGTCGGCAAGGAAGGCGGAAAAGAAAAGGAAGCATGGTTTCAGATCGGTCCTGTCGCTGTCGAAAAGCACGGGATGGAATTGGAATCAATCGGCAAGGTTGAAAAATATCATCTTGACAACACCCCTCCGGATAAGGAAACTTTTTGGGCGATCGATATTTTCCCCGTCAAAATGATGCTGCTGGTGGATGTCCTTCTCATCTTCGCTGCGACCCTTACTGCTGTTACCCTCCGAAGAATACCGGGGAGACTGCAGAGCTTCATTGAGATTGTTGTGGATTTTTTCCGCTCGATAATTCTGGAGACTCTCGGCGAGCATGGTGATCGCCATGTGCCCACCTTGCTCACCCTCTTTTTTTTCATCTGGATTTCCAACATAATAGGGGTTATTCCTCGCCTCGGCGAACCCACCCGCGATCTCAATATCATTATCGGACATATGCTGGTCATGATCTTCCTCGTCCATTTTGAAGCGATTAGGATCAAAGGAATCAAAGCATATATACATGAATACTTTCAGCCCTTTTTTATCATGGCGCCGTTGAATGTGATCGGTGAAATTTCCAAAGGTATTTCACTCAGTGTCCGTCTTTTTGGGAATATCAGCGGCGGCGCCATCATTATCGTGGTGATTTCCTATCTCATCAAATATACTGTGCTTCCAGTTGGATTAAACCTGTTTTTCGGGCTGTTTGTGGGGACAATACAAGCTTTTGTATTCACCGTGCTTTCCATGACCTATTTAGCTGTGGCTATTGCGGAATGATCTAAGGGGTTGATTGATGGACTTTGTCATTTTAGCCAAATATGTGGGAGCTTCCATAGCAGTGGGAATAGGTGGACTGGGAAGCGGATTCGGTGAAGGGCTTACGGCTGGGAAAGCAGCTCAAGCCATTTCCCGACAGCCCAAGATTTCCGGAGAAATCCTCCGAACGATGC
It includes:
- a CDS encoding DNA translocase FtsK, which gives rise to MGKDSDRVKSRLREILGILLICFSIFLLVALLTHNPEDWPNSSRRGYPSSNMAGPLGAWLSFALLASLGYSGYALLALLIIIAIVLFLHTTARVIVKPAAILVTFILFAPPLVTQVSDALTGNNTLATPDFTYGGFIGWYITDLMITYLGRVGAYLAPIAVILIVVVLTTSLKPSTAVEAVLTLFGGRRGDAKREKRIAGGDVPEPEEGLDGDLEEEGVMDNNEDPFLTPVEEEPERPPPRIQPTIISARNPDLHPEIARGPMKSPLHRASIRPEPAPVEYVFPGPGILDESQNDIPSESREEMLERAQRIVESLRYFNIESEVRQITPGPIITRYELTLAPGVKVGRVVNLSDDLAMALKSKGGIRILAPIPGKAAIGIEVPNKTRSMVYLREVVESEAFVESDQPLLMGIGKNTSGDQIVADLEKMPHLLIAGSTGSGKSVCIHSLIASILMKAHPHRVKMIMVDPKVVELSVYNAIPHLLTPVITDPKRAANALKWAVREMESRYRQLASLGVRDIGQYNRKVHSLAESAQEGKKGEIPKLLPFIIIIIDEFADLMVVASNEIEEYIARLAQMSRAVGIHLVLATQRPSADVITGLIKANFPSRIAFKVMQAANSRIILDQNGADKLLGMGDMLFLQAGKPEPVRLHGAYISSEESQRLVDFVARQNIEKTEIIAEDMFEEESEDEENSLGMRDPNARDSLFFDAARLVVRHNQGSVSLLQRRLKIGYARAARLIDQLEMAAIVSPYDGSKAREVLVDEEYIDQLENEGL
- a CDS encoding outer membrane lipoprotein carrier protein LolA, with the protein product MQAQTSSPDADQIMKKVKKTLDGMSTLSCSFEWNHIWKTVERNQHIEGTLQLKKTYKLRVEYSAKTIVVDGKTVWSYSPKNKQVEITKFESEEKEFPTPQGIFKRYADRKAALSGNEQVNGRETYIITLAAQAADGKNVTVWVDRTLNFPVKTEEVSPNGDISTYILSDVRINGNISDSVFAFTPPEGTDVVDMR
- a CDS encoding type II toxin-antitoxin system HicB family antitoxin; translated protein: MIRNFTLEYWRDNGWYVGKLKEVPGVFSQGITLDELEENIKDVYSLMMEDEAEIPNAEIHLKEIARSECLDPETSSG
- a CDS encoding S8 family serine peptidase, with the protein product MRITVLFSLIACLIPANCLYADASPYWVFFKDRGAVNVAREVSAKIVAADEPKNTGRRAKILGSRIFDERDLPVNPGYIATVAKISGSIRTVTRYFNGVSVDLDAGALTRVESLPFVQSVRPVESFRAPEKPAPALPSIKKTPSGREKPAELSYGNSFEQINLINVIPLHNKGYLGDGIRIGILDSGFDNLGHAAFDSIRISHRWDFVGKDGDVGGDDHGAQVLSVMAALDRGNMIGAAPHATFLLARTEIINEVDTRIEEDYWVAGLEWADSLGVDVVQSSLGYTDFSDGKSYSYSDMNGQTAVTTIAADIAVEKGIVVVNAAGNEGNQPWYYVTAPADGKKVIAVGSVNRDGRVSAFSSRGPTFDGRVKPDFMAMGEQVEVINGIGDSYLSLRGTSFASPAVSGAAALLLQIHQDWTPAVLYDSLRVYARRAAPDTLYGHGILDAFAASGLKSAGPAAAQFKMYDPYPQPAVFSKDNRRLLYFPVDIPVSGKTLSIRIFNFIGENIKTIEKPMPAGGSFRGLTDAPSWDGTNFTGDAVAPGIYFYSIRLAGYSGYHGKIAVMR
- a CDS encoding HIT domain-containing protein; its protein translation is MTDKTNGSDGFERLWAPWRMKYIDGMDVSGNAECIFCEKPREDEDEKNFIVYRGTSCYMILNVFPYNNGHLLVVPFCHTSGLESLDSETRLELMDLSALAVKAVKSFMRPDGFNLGMNIGRSAGAGIADHLHLHVVPRWNGDTNFMPVIGFTKVISEGLVDNYRRLREAMEKIMMK
- a CDS encoding M23 family metallopeptidase, which encodes MSDEKKNKWISIMIVPEEGARVKKWRVTTSRFFKLKILFCIACFFVVIGFFSTASLGFMYAKMRYYQHFNDRLLEATAKLNAISLRLERYKENETKLRTILGSDIELPKPPAVEPGTGTAAGALSPGKRGGNELEQAIAAKESSLRRKPSIWPVNNPWQVTKTFKYAGRKDSHLGTDIVARMKSSVVATADGKVIFAGMDDLLGLTVTIDHENGLETHYGHNESLLVKYGDTVRKGQSIAVYGGMDGKSSTGVHLHYAVYLKGQPVDPFGYLPENPAIKYAKNDIK
- a CDS encoding polymer-forming cytoskeletal protein; this translates as MAKNEPEGAMNTIIGKGTKIEGNMEVAQSLRIDGVFKGSITTTDTLIVGSTGELIDVTIKVKNAVIGGIIKGHLVASNKVTLESTSRLEGDLTAKLLVIEEGALFSGNCASGGDRGEIPSAGPKMPAKIG
- a CDS encoding ATP synthase subunit I, which produces MSEYVIDSFRSFVRNTRKKALLLGAFLGIILLIFGTKSIGFGYLCGSLVSLLNFQLMAADAFGMADKPSKAAKKFILFRYFLRYAILFSALALIVTRTDFNIFAAFFGVFTVQAVIIGEKLLAASGITGRESKG
- the atpB gene encoding F0F1 ATP synthase subunit A codes for the protein MSGKQILYLILAVFILEVAVLIILGAVGKEGGKEKEAWFQIGPVAVEKHGMELESIGKVEKYHLDNTPPDKETFWAIDIFPVKMMLLVDVLLIFAATLTAVTLRRIPGRLQSFIEIVVDFFRSIILETLGEHGDRHVPTLLTLFFFIWISNIIGVIPRLGEPTRDLNIIIGHMLVMIFLVHFEAIRIKGIKAYIHEYFQPFFIMAPLNVIGEISKGISLSVRLFGNISGGAIIIVVISYLIKYTVLPVGLNLFFGLFVGTIQAFVFTVLSMTYLAVAIAE